One Kitasatospora sp. NBC_01287 DNA window includes the following coding sequences:
- a CDS encoding AAA family ATPase, with protein sequence MTTAPTASTAPTASTAPTAPVVPTAPAAPAAEVLRAHAEDAFAEELAALARCDDRPRPARWRLSPWAVATYLLGGELPDGTVVTPKYVGPRRIVEVAVSTLATDRALLLLGVPGTAKTWVSEHLAAAVSGDSTLLVQGTAGTAEEAVRYGWNYAELLANGPSLAALVPSPVLRAMADGKIVRVEELTRIPADVQDALITVLSEKTLPVPELGWENQAVRGFNLIATANDRDRGVNELSSALRRRFNTVVLPLPATLDEEVEIVARRVAQLGRALELPEPPSGTQEIRRVVTIFRELRDGVTADGRTKVKSPTGTLSTAEAISVLTHGLALAAHFGDGVLRAGDLAGGVLGAVVRDPVADQAVWCEYVEGVLRGRDGWKDFYRAARELS encoded by the coding sequence ATGACCACCGCACCCACTGCGTCCACCGCACCCACTGCGTCCACCGCACCCACTGCACCCGTCGTGCCCACCGCGCCCGCCGCGCCCGCCGCCGAGGTGCTGCGGGCGCACGCCGAGGACGCCTTCGCCGAGGAGCTGGCGGCGCTGGCCCGGTGCGACGACCGGCCGCGGCCGGCCCGGTGGCGGCTGTCGCCGTGGGCGGTTGCGACCTACCTGCTCGGCGGCGAACTGCCGGACGGCACGGTGGTCACGCCCAAGTACGTGGGGCCGCGGCGGATCGTCGAGGTGGCGGTCAGCACGCTGGCCACCGACCGGGCGCTGCTGCTGCTCGGGGTGCCGGGTACGGCCAAGACCTGGGTGTCGGAGCACCTGGCGGCGGCGGTCAGCGGCGACTCCACGCTGCTGGTGCAGGGCACCGCGGGCACGGCGGAGGAGGCCGTGCGGTACGGCTGGAACTACGCCGAACTGCTCGCCAACGGGCCGAGCCTGGCGGCCCTGGTGCCCTCGCCGGTGCTGCGGGCGATGGCCGACGGCAAGATCGTCCGGGTCGAGGAGCTGACCCGGATCCCGGCCGACGTGCAGGACGCCCTGATCACCGTGCTCTCGGAAAAGACGTTGCCGGTACCGGAGTTGGGCTGGGAAAATCAAGCTGTCCGCGGGTTCAACCTGATCGCCACCGCCAACGATCGCGACCGCGGGGTCAACGAACTCTCCAGTGCGCTGCGCCGCCGTTTCAACACGGTCGTCCTGCCGCTGCCGGCGACCCTCGACGAGGAGGTCGAGATCGTCGCGCGTCGGGTCGCCCAACTGGGCCGCGCGCTGGAACTGCCCGAGCCGCCGAGCGGCACGCAGGAGATCCGACGAGTGGTCACGATCTTCCGCGAGCTGCGCGACGGCGTCACCGCTGACGGTCGGACCAAGGTCAAGAGCCCGACCGGCACGCTCTCCACCGCCGAGGCGATCTCGGTCCTCACCCATGGTCTCGCGCTCGCCGCGCACTTCGGCGACGGTGTGCTGCGCGCGGGGGACCTGGCGGGCGGGGTGCTCGGGGCGGTGGTCCGCGATCCCGTGGCCGACCAGGCGGTGTGGTGCGAGTACGTGGAGGGCGTGCTGCGCGGGCGGGACGGGTGGAAGGACTTCTACCGGGCTGCCCGGGAGCTCTCCTGA
- a CDS encoding DUF5682 family protein has protein sequence MTGEVALLGVRHHGPGSARAVGAALAQLRPDAVLIEGPPEADPIIGLAADQEMVPPVALLAHVVDDPARAAFWPFAAFSPEWVAIRHGLAAGVPVRFIDLPAGTAFALSAAAEAGGQEGGQEEGPALDPIARLAAAAGQADPEAWWEDVVEHRLPGDDPLAPFAAVAEAMAVLRDDPVGTPGSPSAAPVGPAGAGEATASPAPAAGRREELREAYMRQQIRAARRAGHRRIAVVCGAWHVPALAARTAAGADRALLTGLPRRARTEITWVPWTHRRLAQRTGYGAGIESPGWYQHLFERPAGAAPGEGGTGLARFLTRAAELLRGADRPVSAAHVIEAVRLAETLAAVRGRPAPGLAEALDAVRSVYCEGSEVALALVRERLVIGDALGRVPAAAPAVPLQRDLTRLQRTLRLRPEAPPTGAAGQELTLDLRGELDAGRSVLLHRLRLLGIDWGTEAGTPGGATGTFKERWRLRWDPEFAVRVVAAAPWGTTVERAAAAKAAASAARAGELAELTGLAETCLVARLPGALPAVLRALADRATLHTDAAELADALPALVRALRYGDVRGTDSGALAEVAHGLAGRLCVALPTACAGLDAERATAMRSRLEAVHGAIGLLRRAEREPGGPPGAGLADRWAAALHELARRGPTGGAATGVPGLLRGRAVRLLLDEGWIEAAEAGRRLGLVLSRAAAPADAAGWIEGFLAGGGALLLHDPRLLALLDSWLTEVPEQTFIDLLPLLRRTFAALEAGVRRGVGAKVAAGRPVLMGRPADAADAAEELDQERADAALPTVLRLLGRAGPPPPLAPTIGQILRQSTHRSAA, from the coding sequence ATGACTGGTGAGGTGGCCCTGTTGGGCGTACGACACCACGGACCGGGCTCGGCGCGCGCGGTGGGGGCCGCACTGGCCCAGCTGCGACCGGACGCGGTGCTGATCGAGGGCCCGCCGGAGGCGGACCCGATCATCGGCCTGGCGGCGGACCAGGAGATGGTGCCGCCCGTCGCCCTGCTCGCGCACGTGGTGGACGACCCGGCCCGGGCGGCCTTCTGGCCGTTCGCCGCGTTCTCACCCGAGTGGGTGGCGATCCGGCACGGGCTGGCGGCCGGCGTGCCGGTGCGGTTCATCGACCTGCCGGCCGGCACGGCCTTCGCGCTGTCGGCGGCGGCGGAGGCCGGCGGTCAGGAGGGCGGTCAGGAGGAGGGCCCGGCGCTCGACCCGATCGCCCGGCTCGCCGCGGCCGCCGGTCAGGCGGACCCGGAGGCCTGGTGGGAGGACGTGGTCGAGCACCGGCTGCCCGGTGACGACCCGCTCGCGCCGTTCGCGGCCGTGGCCGAGGCGATGGCCGTGCTGCGCGACGATCCGGTGGGCACCCCGGGCTCGCCGAGCGCGGCACCGGTGGGACCGGCGGGCGCCGGGGAGGCCACGGCCTCCCCGGCGCCCGCCGCCGGGCGGCGCGAGGAGCTGCGCGAGGCGTACATGCGCCAGCAGATCCGCGCCGCCCGGCGGGCCGGCCACCGCCGGATCGCCGTGGTCTGCGGTGCCTGGCACGTACCGGCGCTCGCCGCCCGCACGGCGGCGGGCGCCGACCGCGCGCTGCTCACCGGACTGCCGCGCAGAGCGCGGACCGAGATCACCTGGGTGCCCTGGACCCACCGCCGGCTCGCCCAGCGGACCGGCTACGGGGCCGGTATCGAGTCGCCCGGCTGGTACCAGCACCTGTTCGAGCGTCCGGCCGGCGCCGCCCCGGGGGAGGGCGGCACCGGCCTGGCCCGGTTCCTGACCCGGGCCGCCGAGCTGCTGCGCGGCGCGGACCGCCCGGTCTCCGCCGCGCACGTCATCGAGGCGGTCCGGCTCGCCGAGACGCTGGCCGCCGTGCGCGGGCGGCCGGCCCCCGGGCTGGCCGAGGCGCTGGACGCGGTGCGTTCGGTGTACTGCGAGGGCTCGGAGGTCGCGCTCGCGCTGGTCCGCGAGCGCCTGGTGATCGGTGACGCGCTGGGCCGGGTGCCGGCCGCCGCCCCGGCCGTGCCGCTGCAGCGCGACCTGACCCGGCTGCAGCGCACCCTGCGGCTGCGCCCCGAGGCGCCGCCCACCGGCGCCGCCGGCCAGGAGCTGACGCTGGACCTGCGCGGCGAGCTGGACGCGGGCCGCTCGGTGCTGCTGCACCGGCTGCGCCTGCTCGGCATCGACTGGGGCACCGAGGCCGGCACCCCCGGCGGCGCCACCGGCACCTTCAAGGAGCGCTGGCGGCTGCGCTGGGACCCGGAGTTCGCCGTCCGGGTGGTGGCGGCGGCGCCGTGGGGCACCACCGTCGAGCGGGCCGCCGCGGCCAAGGCGGCGGCCTCGGCCGCCCGGGCCGGCGAACTCGCCGAGCTCACCGGGCTGGCCGAAACCTGCCTGGTCGCCCGGCTGCCGGGCGCGCTGCCCGCGGTGCTGCGCGCGCTGGCCGACCGGGCCACGCTGCACACCGACGCCGCCGAGCTCGCCGACGCGCTGCCCGCCCTGGTCCGCGCGCTGCGTTACGGGGATGTCCGCGGCACCGACAGCGGCGCGCTGGCGGAGGTCGCGCACGGCCTGGCCGGCCGGCTCTGCGTCGCCCTGCCGACCGCCTGCGCCGGGCTGGACGCCGAGCGCGCCACCGCGATGCGGTCCCGACTGGAGGCGGTGCACGGCGCGATCGGCCTGCTCCGTCGAGCGGAGCGGGAGCCGGGCGGCCCGCCCGGGGCCGGCCTCGCCGACCGCTGGGCCGCCGCCCTGCACGAGCTGGCCAGGCGCGGGCCGACCGGCGGCGCGGCCACCGGGGTGCCCGGACTGCTGCGCGGCCGGGCGGTGCGGCTGCTGCTGGACGAGGGCTGGATCGAGGCGGCCGAGGCCGGGCGCCGACTGGGCCTGGTGCTCTCCAGGGCGGCCGCGCCCGCCGACGCGGCCGGCTGGATCGAGGGCTTCCTCGCGGGCGGCGGCGCCCTGCTGCTGCACGACCCGCGACTGCTCGCGCTGCTCGACAGCTGGCTGACCGAGGTGCCGGAGCAGACCTTCATCGACCTGCTGCCGCTGCTGCGGCGCACCTTCGCGGCGCTGGAGGCGGGGGTGCGCCGCGGCGTGGGCGCCAAGGTGGCGGCCGGTCGGCCGGTGCTGATGGGTCGGCCCGCCGACGCCGCCGACGCCGCCGAGGAGCTGGACCAGGAGCGCGCCGACGCCGCGCTGCCCACCGTGCTGCGGCTGCTCGGCCGGGCCGGCCCGCCGCCACCGCTCGCGCCCACGATCGGCCAAATCCTCCGTCAGTCGACGCACCGGAGCGCCGCATGA
- a CDS encoding VWA domain-containing protein → MTSSDLTGPDRTPPGSAAVAPDLDAPAAPAAPDAPDQERLRRWRLVLGGEAGESPLTGSAAGAGHRLTGRDAGIDRALAALYRSEPAPADAARGRSRAAGLGAGAPQVARWLGDIRGYFPTPVVQLLQQDAITRLGLARLLLEPEMLAAVEPDVHLVGTLLALGDALPETTRATARLVVGKVVADLERRLATRTRATLTGALDRGARAGRPRHRDIDWDRTVRANLRNYLPGTGPAGRGTVVPERLVGHARARRAVAREVVLCVDQSGSMASSVVHAAVLGAALASIRTLATRLVLFDTSVVDLTGQLADPVDVLFAARLGGGTDIDRALAYCQSRITRPADTVVVLISDLHEGGIRGGMLRRVAALTAAGVRFVALLALSDDGAPDHDHAHAAALAALGCPAFACTPDAFPEVMAAALANRPLPLPEGGWTTG, encoded by the coding sequence ATGACGAGCAGTGACCTCACCGGCCCCGACCGCACGCCGCCCGGCTCCGCCGCCGTCGCCCCTGACCTTGACGCCCCCGCCGCCCCCGCCGCTCCAGACGCCCCCGACCAGGAGCGGCTGCGCCGCTGGCGCCTGGTGCTGGGCGGCGAGGCGGGGGAGTCCCCCCTGACGGGGTCCGCGGCAGGCGCCGGCCACCGGCTGACCGGCCGGGACGCGGGCATCGACCGCGCGCTGGCCGCCCTCTACCGCAGCGAGCCGGCGCCCGCCGACGCCGCCCGCGGCCGGAGCCGCGCCGCGGGCCTGGGTGCCGGCGCCCCGCAGGTGGCCCGCTGGCTGGGCGACATCCGGGGCTACTTCCCGACCCCGGTGGTCCAGCTGCTGCAGCAGGACGCGATCACCCGGCTCGGCCTGGCCCGGCTGCTGCTCGAACCGGAGATGCTGGCCGCCGTCGAGCCGGACGTGCACCTGGTGGGCACCCTGCTCGCGCTGGGGGACGCGCTGCCCGAGACCACCCGCGCCACGGCCCGCCTGGTGGTCGGCAAGGTGGTGGCGGACCTGGAGCGCCGGTTGGCGACGCGGACCAGGGCCACCCTGACCGGGGCGCTGGACCGCGGCGCCCGGGCCGGCCGGCCGCGCCACCGCGACATCGACTGGGACCGCACGGTGCGGGCCAACCTGAGGAACTACCTGCCCGGCACCGGCCCGGCCGGGCGCGGCACGGTGGTCCCCGAGCGCCTGGTCGGCCACGCCCGGGCCCGCCGCGCGGTGGCGCGCGAGGTGGTCCTCTGCGTCGACCAGTCCGGCTCGATGGCGTCCTCGGTGGTGCACGCGGCCGTCCTCGGCGCGGCGCTCGCCTCGATCCGCACCCTGGCCACCCGACTGGTGCTCTTCGACACCTCCGTCGTCGACCTGACGGGGCAACTGGCCGACCCGGTGGACGTGCTGTTCGCCGCCCGGCTGGGCGGCGGCACCGACATCGATCGCGCGCTGGCCTACTGCCAGTCGCGGATCACCCGTCCGGCCGACACCGTGGTCGTCCTGATCAGTGATCTCCACGAGGGCGGGATCCGGGGCGGGATGCTGCGCCGGGTGGCCGCGCTGACGGCGGCCGGGGTGCGCTTCGTCGCGCTGCTCGCGCTCAGCGACGACGGCGCTCCCGACCACGACCACGCGCACGCCGCGGCGCTGGCCGCGCTCGGCTGCCCGGCCTTCGCCTGCACCCCGGACGCCTTCCCCGAGGTGATGGCGGCTGCCCTGGCGAACCGCCCGCTGCCGCTGCCGGAAGGCGGCTGGACCACGGGGTGA
- the sucC gene encoding ADP-forming succinate--CoA ligase subunit beta: protein MDLFEYQARDLFAKHGVPVLDGEVIENAEDARAIAERFGGRAVVKAQVKVGGRGKAGGVKLAADPADAVAKADAILGMDIKGHTVHKVMLAETADIKEEYYVSFLLDRANRTFLAMASKEGGVEIEVVAEENPEALAKVAVDANEGCTAEKAAEIVAAAKFPAEIADQVVEVLQKLWVVFIKEDALLVEVNPLVKTGDGKIIALDGKVSLDENADFRQAEHEALVDHAAANPLEAAAKAKNLNYVKLDGEVGIIGNGAGLVMSTLDVVAYAGENHGGVKPANFLDIGGGASAEVMANGLEIILGDTDVKSVFVNVFGGITACDAVANGIVQALELLESKGEAVTKPLVVRLDGNNAELGRKILTDRNHPLVEQVDTMDGAADRAAELANAK from the coding sequence GTGGACCTGTTCGAGTACCAGGCGAGGGACCTCTTCGCCAAGCACGGTGTACCCGTGCTCGATGGCGAGGTCATCGAGAACGCTGAGGACGCTCGCGCGATCGCCGAGCGCTTCGGCGGACGCGCCGTCGTCAAGGCTCAGGTGAAGGTCGGTGGCCGAGGCAAGGCCGGCGGCGTCAAGCTGGCCGCCGACCCGGCCGACGCTGTCGCCAAGGCCGACGCGATCCTCGGCATGGACATCAAGGGCCACACCGTGCACAAGGTGATGCTGGCCGAGACCGCGGACATCAAGGAGGAGTACTACGTCTCCTTCCTGCTGGACCGCGCCAACCGCACCTTCCTGGCGATGGCCAGCAAGGAGGGCGGCGTGGAGATCGAGGTCGTCGCCGAGGAGAACCCCGAGGCGCTGGCCAAGGTCGCCGTCGACGCCAACGAGGGCTGCACCGCGGAGAAGGCCGCCGAGATCGTCGCCGCCGCGAAGTTCCCGGCCGAGATCGCCGACCAGGTCGTCGAGGTCCTGCAGAAGCTCTGGGTCGTCTTCATCAAGGAAGACGCCCTGCTGGTCGAGGTCAACCCGCTGGTCAAGACCGGTGACGGCAAGATCATCGCGCTCGACGGCAAGGTCTCGCTGGACGAGAACGCCGACTTCCGCCAGGCGGAGCACGAGGCGCTGGTCGACCACGCCGCGGCCAACCCGCTGGAGGCCGCCGCCAAGGCCAAGAACCTCAACTACGTCAAGCTCGACGGTGAGGTCGGCATCATCGGCAACGGCGCGGGTCTCGTGATGAGCACCCTGGATGTCGTCGCCTACGCCGGTGAGAACCACGGTGGCGTCAAGCCCGCCAACTTCCTCGACATCGGCGGCGGCGCCTCCGCCGAGGTGATGGCGAACGGCCTGGAGATCATCCTGGGCGACACCGACGTCAAGTCGGTCTTCGTCAACGTCTTCGGCGGCATCACCGCGTGCGACGCGGTCGCCAACGGCATCGTCCAGGCCCTGGAGCTCCTTGAGAGCAAGGGCGAGGCGGTCACCAAGCCGCTGGTCGTCCGTCTGGACGGCAACAACGCGGAGCTGGGTCGCAAGATCCTGACCGACCGCAACCACCCGCTGGTCGAGCAGGTGGACACCATGGACGGCGCCGCTGACCGCGCCGCCGAGCTGGCCAACGCGAAGTAA
- the sucD gene encoding succinate--CoA ligase subunit alpha — protein MAIFLTEDSKVIVQGMTGSEGMKHTRRMLASGTKIVGGVNPRKAGTSVDVDGVDVPVFGSVAEAIEKTGADVSVIFVPPAFTKSAVVEAIDAEIPLAVVITEGVPVHDSASFWAYAGEKGNKTQIIGPNCPGLISPGKSNAGIIPADITKAGKIGLVSKSGTLTYQLMYELRDLGFSSAVGIGGDPVIGTTHIDALRAFEADPETEIIVMIGEIGGDAEERAAAFIKENVTKPVVGYVAGFTAPEGKTMGHAGAIVSGSSGTAQAKKEALEAAGVKVGKTPSETARLARELIKG, from the coding sequence ATGGCTATCTTCCTTACCGAGGACAGCAAGGTCATCGTTCAGGGCATGACCGGCTCCGAGGGCATGAAGCACACCCGTCGGATGCTCGCCTCCGGCACCAAGATCGTCGGCGGCGTGAACCCGCGCAAGGCCGGCACCAGCGTTGACGTCGACGGCGTCGACGTGCCCGTCTTCGGCTCGGTGGCCGAGGCCATCGAGAAGACCGGCGCCGACGTCTCCGTCATCTTCGTGCCGCCGGCCTTCACCAAGAGCGCCGTCGTCGAGGCGATCGACGCCGAGATCCCGCTCGCGGTCGTCATCACCGAGGGCGTCCCGGTGCACGACAGCGCCTCGTTCTGGGCCTACGCCGGCGAGAAGGGCAACAAGACCCAGATCATCGGCCCGAACTGCCCCGGCCTGATCTCCCCCGGGAAGTCCAACGCGGGCATCATCCCGGCGGACATCACCAAGGCGGGCAAGATCGGCCTGGTCTCCAAGTCCGGCACGCTGACCTACCAGCTCATGTACGAGCTGCGCGACCTCGGCTTCTCCTCGGCCGTCGGCATCGGTGGCGACCCGGTCATCGGCACCACCCACATCGACGCGCTGCGCGCGTTCGAGGCCGACCCGGAGACCGAGATCATCGTGATGATCGGTGAGATCGGTGGCGACGCCGAGGAGCGCGCCGCGGCCTTCATCAAGGAGAACGTGACCAAGCCGGTCGTCGGCTACGTCGCGGGCTTCACCGCCCCGGAGGGCAAGACCATGGGCCACGCCGGCGCCATCGTCTCGGGCTCCTCGGGCACCGCTCAGGCGAAGAAGGAGGCCCTGGAGGCCGCCGGTGTCAAGGTCGGCAAGACGCCGTCCGAGACCGCCCGCCTGGCGCGTGAGCTGATCAAGGGCTGA